A genomic window from Helicobacter pylori includes:
- a CDS encoding 30S ribosomal protein S1, giving the protein MSKVTDHQNFNDEEEDFAKLLEKEEEALEKGTIKEGLIVSINEDEGYAMVSVGGKTEGRLALSEIKDEKGQLLYHKNDFIKVHVSEKGERPSVSYKKAISQQKVQAKIEELGENYENAIIEGKIVGKNKGGYIVESQGVEYFLSRSHSSLKNDANHIGKRIKACIIRVDKENHSINISRKRFFEVNDKRQLEISKELLEATEPVLGVVRQITPFGIFVEVKGIEGLVHYSEISHKGPVNPEKYYKEGDEVYVKAIAYDEEKRRLSLSIKATIEDPWEEIQDKLKPGYAIKVVVSNIENYGVFVDIGNDIEGFLHVSEISWDKNVSHPSNYLKVGQEIDVKIIDIDPKNRRLRVSLKQLTNRPFDVFETKYQVGDVIEGKVATLTDFGAFLNLGGVDGLLHNHDAFWDKDKKCKDHYKIGDAIKVKILKINKKDKKISLSAKHLVASPTEEFAQKHKIDSVIQGKVVSIKDFGVFIHADGIDVLIKNEDLNPLKKDEIKMGQEITCVVVAIEKSNNKVRASVHRLERKKEKEELQAFNTSDDKMTLGDILKEKL; this is encoded by the coding sequence ATGAGTAAGGTAACAGATCATCAGAACTTTAATGACGAGGAGGAAGACTTCGCAAAACTTTTAGAAAAAGAAGAAGAAGCCCTAGAAAAAGGCACTATCAAAGAAGGGTTAATCGTTTCCATCAATGAAGATGAGGGTTATGCCATGGTGAGCGTGGGCGGTAAGACAGAAGGCCGTTTGGCTTTGAGCGAAATCAAAGATGAAAAAGGGCAGTTGTTGTATCACAAAAATGATTTTATTAAGGTGCATGTCTCTGAAAAAGGCGAACGCCCTAGCGTTTCTTATAAAAAGGCCATCTCCCAACAAAAAGTTCAAGCCAAAATTGAAGAATTAGGCGAAAATTACGAAAACGCCATTATTGAGGGCAAGATTGTAGGCAAGAATAAAGGGGGTTATATCGTGGAGTCCCAAGGCGTGGAGTATTTTCTCTCCCGCTCGCACTCTTCTTTAAAGAATGACGCAAACCACATCGGCAAACGCATTAAAGCATGCATCATTCGTGTGGATAAAGAAAACCACTCTATCAATATTTCTCGCAAACGATTCTTTGAAGTCAATGACAAACGACAGCTTGAGATTTCTAAAGAGTTATTAGAAGCTACAGAGCCGGTGTTAGGGGTTGTGCGCCAGATCACCCCATTTGGTATTTTTGTAGAAGTTAAAGGGATTGAGGGCTTAGTCCATTATTCTGAAATCAGCCATAAGGGTCCGGTCAATCCTGAGAAATACTACAAAGAGGGCGATGAAGTCTATGTCAAAGCTATCGCTTATGATGAGGAAAAAAGGCGTCTTTCACTCTCCATAAAAGCGACCATAGAAGACCCATGGGAAGAGATTCAAGACAAATTAAAACCCGGATACGCCATTAAGGTCGTGGTGAGCAATATTGAAAATTATGGGGTGTTTGTGGATATTGGGAATGATATTGAAGGCTTTTTGCATGTTTCTGAAATCTCTTGGGATAAGAATGTCAGCCACCCTAGCAACTACTTGAAAGTGGGGCAAGAGATTGATGTCAAAATCATTGATATTGATCCTAAAAACCGCCGCTTGAGAGTTTCTTTAAAACAACTCACCAACAGACCCTTTGATGTTTTTGAGACTAAATACCAAGTGGGCGATGTTATAGAGGGCAAGGTAGCGACTCTAACGGATTTTGGGGCGTTTTTAAATCTGGGTGGGGTGGATGGTTTGCTCCACAACCACGACGCTTTTTGGGATAAAGATAAAAAATGCAAAGACCACTATAAAATTGGCGATGCGATCAAAGTGAAAATCCTTAAAATCAACAAAAAAGATAAAAAGATTTCTTTGAGTGCGAAACACTTGGTTGCTTCCCCTACAGAAGAATTCGCTCAAAAGCATAAGATAGACAGCGTGATCCAAGGTAAAGTGGTGAGCATCAAGGATTTTGGCGTCTTTATCCATGCTGATGGCATTGATGTGTTGATCAAAAATGAAGATTTAAACCCCTTAAAAAAAGATGAAATTAAAATGGGGCAAGAAATCACTTGCGTGGTTGTTGCAATTGAAAAGTCCAACAACAAAGTGCGCGCTTCCGTGCATAGGCTAGAGCGTAAAAAAGAAAAAGAAGAATTGCAAGCCTTTAACACGAGCGATGACAAAATGACTTTAGGGGATATTCTTAAAGAAAAACTCTAA
- the serA gene encoding phosphoglycerate dehydrogenase, producing MYQVAICDPIHAKGIQILEAQKDIILHDYSKCPKNELLEKLIPMDALITRSMTPITSDFLKPLTHLKSIVRAGVGVDNIDLESCSQKGIVVMNIPTANTIAAVELTMAHLINAVRSFPCANDQIKHQRLWKREDWYGTELKNKKLGIIGFGNIGSRVGIRAKAFEMEVLAYDPYIPSSKATDLGVIYTKNFEDILQCDMITIHTPKNKETINMIGAKEIERMKKGVILINCARGGLYNEDALYEALETKKVRWLGIDVFSKEPGIHNKLLDLPNVYATPHIGANTLESQEEISKQAAQGVMESLRGSSHPHALNLPMQAFDASTKAYLNLAQKLGYFSSQIHKGVCQKIEFSLCGEINQFKDALVAFMLVGVLKPVVGDKINYINAPFVAKERGIEIKVSLKESALPYKNMLSLTLNATNGAISVSGTVFEEDILKLTEIDGFHIDIEPKGKMLLFRNTDIPGVIGSVGNVFARHGINIADFRLGRNTQKEALALIIVDEEVSLEVLEELKSIPACLSVHYVVI from the coding sequence ATGTATCAAGTAGCCATTTGCGACCCCATTCATGCCAAAGGCATCCAAATTTTAGAAGCTCAAAAAGATATTATCTTGCATGATTATTCCAAATGCCCCAAAAATGAGCTTTTAGAAAAACTCATTCCTATGGATGCGCTCATCACTCGCAGCATGACCCCTATCACAAGCGATTTTTTAAAGCCCCTAACCCATTTAAAATCCATTGTAAGAGCAGGTGTGGGAGTGGATAATATTGATTTAGAAAGTTGCTCTCAAAAAGGCATTGTAGTGATGAATATCCCTACCGCTAACACGATCGCTGCTGTGGAATTGACCATGGCGCATTTGATCAATGCAGTGCGATCGTTTCCTTGTGCGAACGATCAGATCAAACACCAAAGACTATGGAAGAGAGAAGATTGGTATGGCACGGAATTGAAAAATAAAAAGCTAGGCATTATTGGTTTTGGGAATATTGGCTCTAGGGTGGGCATTAGGGCAAAAGCTTTTGAAATGGAAGTTCTAGCCTATGACCCTTATATCCCTTCTTCAAAAGCCACTGATTTAGGGGTCATTTACACCAAAAATTTTGAAGATATTTTGCAATGCGACATGATCACTATCCACACCCCTAAAAATAAAGAAACCATTAACATGATAGGCGCTAAAGAGATTGAACGCATGAAAAAAGGGGTTATTTTGATCAATTGCGCTAGAGGAGGGCTTTATAATGAAGACGCCCTTTATGAAGCTTTAGAAACCAAAAAAGTGCGTTGGCTTGGCATTGATGTTTTTTCTAAAGAGCCAGGCATTCATAACAAGCTTTTAGACTTGCCTAATGTTTATGCGACCCCCCATATTGGCGCAAACACCTTAGAGTCCCAAGAAGAAATTTCCAAACAAGCCGCTCAAGGGGTTATGGAGTCTTTAAGAGGTTCAAGCCACCCGCATGCCCTAAATTTACCCATGCAAGCTTTTGATGCCAGCACCAAAGCCTACTTGAATTTAGCGCAAAAATTGGGTTATTTTTCCAGTCAAATCCATAAGGGCGTGTGCCAAAAAATTGAGTTTAGTCTTTGCGGGGAGATCAACCAATTTAAAGACGCTCTTGTCGCTTTCATGCTAGTGGGGGTGTTAAAACCCGTTGTAGGGGATAAAATCAATTACATTAACGCCCCCTTTGTGGCTAAAGAAAGGGGCATTGAAATCAAGGTTAGCCTTAAAGAAAGCGCTTTGCCTTATAAAAACATGCTCTCTTTAACCCTAAATGCAACTAATGGTGCAATCAGCGTGAGCGGCACGGTGTTTGAAGAAGATATTTTAAAACTCACTGAGATTGATGGGTTTCATATCGATATAGAGCCAAAGGGCAAAATGCTTTTATTCAGGAATACGGATATTCCAGGCGTTATCGGGAGCGTGGGGAATGTTTTTGCTAGGCATGGCATTAATATCGCAGATTTTCGTTTGGGGCGCAACACGCAAAAAGAAGCCCTAGCGCTCATTATTGTAGATGAAGAGGTTTCTTTGGAAGTTTTAGAAGAGCTTAAAAGCATTCCTGCGTGTTTAAGCGTCCATTATGTGGTTATTTAA
- a CDS encoding menaquinone biosynthesis decarboxylase, whose protein sequence is MRDFVKLLKEHGELEIIDAPLEVDLEIAHLAYIEAKKPNGGKALLFTRPIRKENNQVKTFDMPVLMNAFGSFKRLDLLLKTPIEVLQQRMQTFLHFNAPKNFAESLKVLKDLWALRHIFPKKTARPKNLIIKQNEEVNLWDLPVLKTWEKDGGAFITMGQVYTQSLDHKKKNLGMYRLQVYDKNHLGLHWQIHKDSQLFFHEYAKAKVKMPVSIAIGGDLLYTWCATAPLPYGIYELMLYGFIRGKKVQVMPCLSNPLSVPKDCDIVIEGFVDCEKLELEGPFGDHTGYYTPIEPYPVLEVKTISYKKDSIYLATVVGKPPLEDKYMGYLTERLFLPLLKTNAPNLIDYCMPENGVFHNLILAQIHTRYNAHAKQVMHAFWGVGQMSFVKHAIFVNEDAPSLRDTNAIIEYILENFSKESALISQGVCDALDHASPEYAMGGKLGIDATSKSNTPYPTLLDDNALLALLQDKMQNIILLKQYYPHTRNPICVISVEKKDKSIIESAKNLLGFEEYLRIVVFVEHTSNDLNNPYMLLWRVVNNIDAQRDILTSKHCFFIDATNKGVMDKHFREWPAETNCSMEVIENLRKKGFLKDFEKLNQKFHLTHSFSTHKEDL, encoded by the coding sequence ATGCGAGATTTTGTAAAGCTTTTAAAAGAGCATGGTGAATTAGAAATCATTGACGCTCCCCTTGAAGTGGATTTAGAAATCGCTCATTTAGCCTATATAGAAGCGAAAAAACCTAATGGAGGCAAAGCCCTCTTATTCACGCGCCCCATAAGAAAAGAGAATAATCAAGTCAAAACCTTTGACATGCCTGTTTTAATGAACGCTTTTGGCTCATTCAAACGCTTAGATCTTTTATTAAAAACCCCCATAGAGGTTTTGCAACAACGCATGCAAACTTTCTTGCACTTTAACGCTCCTAAAAATTTCGCTGAAAGTTTGAAAGTCTTAAAGGATTTATGGGCTTTAAGACACATTTTCCCTAAAAAAACCGCTCGCCCTAAAAACCTCATCATTAAGCAAAACGAAGAGGTTAATCTATGGGATCTACCCGTTTTAAAAACTTGGGAAAAAGATGGCGGGGCTTTCATCACTATGGGGCAAGTCTATACCCAAAGCCTGGATCATAAAAAAAAGAATTTAGGCATGTATCGTTTGCAAGTTTATGATAAAAACCATTTAGGCTTGCACTGGCAAATCCATAAAGACTCCCAACTTTTTTTCCACGAATACGCTAAAGCTAAAGTCAAAATGCCTGTAAGCATTGCGATTGGTGGGGACTTGCTCTATACATGGTGCGCTACTGCCCCCCTACCTTATGGGATTTATGAGCTCATGCTTTATGGGTTTATAAGAGGGAAAAAAGTGCAAGTGATGCCTTGCTTGAGTAACCCTTTGAGCGTGCCAAAAGATTGCGATATTGTGATAGAGGGGTTTGTGGATTGCGAAAAGCTAGAGCTTGAAGGGCCTTTTGGGGATCATACTGGCTATTATACCCCCATTGAGCCTTACCCTGTTTTGGAAGTCAAAACCATTAGCTACAAAAAAGATTCCATTTATTTAGCCACTGTGGTGGGTAAACCCCCTTTAGAAGACAAATACATGGGGTATTTGACTGAACGCTTATTCTTGCCCTTGCTAAAAACCAACGCCCCCAATCTTATAGACTATTGCATGCCAGAAAATGGGGTGTTTCACAATTTGATTTTAGCCCAAATACACACGCGCTACAACGCTCATGCCAAGCAAGTCATGCATGCTTTTTGGGGTGTGGGGCAAATGAGTTTTGTCAAACATGCGATTTTTGTCAATGAAGACGCTCCTAGTTTGAGGGACACTAACGCTATCATTGAATATATATTAGAAAATTTTTCTAAAGAAAGCGCGCTCATTTCTCAAGGCGTGTGCGACGCATTAGATCATGCAAGCCCTGAATACGCTATGGGGGGGAAACTCGGTATTGATGCGACCTCTAAAAGCAATACCCCCTACCCCACGCTTTTAGACGATAACGCCCTATTAGCGCTTTTACAAGATAAAATGCAAAATATCATTCTTTTGAAGCAATACTACCCACACACTCGTAACCCTATTTGTGTGATTAGCGTGGAAAAGAAAGATAAAAGCATCATTGAATCGGCGAAAAATTTGTTGGGTTTTGAAGAGTATTTACGCATTGTGGTGTTTGTAGAGCATACCAGCAACGATTTGAACAACCCCTACATGCTATTGTGGCGCGTTGTCAATAATATTGACGCGCAGCGCGATATTCTCACCTCTAAACATTGCTTTTTTATAGACGCTACCAATAAGGGCGTCATGGACAAACATTTTAGAGAATGGCCCGCAGAAACGAATTGCTCCATGGAAGTCATAGAGAATTTAAGAAAGAAAGGGTTTTTAAAAGATTTTGAAAAGTTGAATCAAAAATTCCATCTCACGCATTCTTTTAGCACCCACAAAGAAGATCTATGA
- a CDS encoding YggS family pyridoxal phosphate-dependent enzyme gives MIDYRQKIDSLIAKIEKARIAYSRHHIVKIVAISKNASLEAIQHYYNCSQRAFGENKVQDLKTKMHSLEHLPLEWHMVGSLQENKINTLLSLKPALLHSLDSLELALKIEKRCETLGVNLNALLQVNSAYEKSKSGVKPEETLEIYSQISETCKRIQLKGLMCIGAHTDDETKIEKSFITTKKLFDQLKNASILSMGMSYDFELAIACGANLLRIGSFLFKE, from the coding sequence ATGATAGATTATCGCCAAAAAATTGATTCCCTCATTGCAAAAATAGAAAAAGCGCGCATCGCCTATTCAAGACACCATATTGTAAAAATCGTGGCTATCTCAAAAAACGCTTCCCTAGAAGCCATCCAGCATTACTACAACTGCTCTCAAAGGGCTTTTGGAGAAAATAAAGTTCAAGATTTAAAAACTAAAATGCACTCTTTAGAGCATTTACCCCTTGAATGGCACATGGTAGGCTCTTTGCAAGAAAATAAGATCAATACGCTTTTAAGTTTAAAACCCGCCCTTTTGCATTCTTTAGACTCTTTAGAACTCGCTTTAAAAATAGAAAAGCGTTGCGAAACTTTGGGCGTCAATTTAAACGCTCTTTTACAGGTTAATAGCGCGTATGAAAAAAGTAAAAGTGGGGTGAAACCTGAAGAAACGCTAGAAATTTATTCTCAAATCAGTGAAACTTGCAAACGCATCCAACTTAAAGGGCTTATGTGTATAGGAGCACACACCGATGATGAAACAAAAATTGAAAAATCCTTTATTACCACGAAAAAACTTTTTGATCAACTAAAAAATGCGAGCATCCTTTCAATGGGCATGAGTTATGATTTTGAATTAGCGATTGCTTGCGGGGCGAATCTTTTAAGGATTGGCTCTTTTTTGTTTAAAGAGTGA
- a CDS encoding UDP-2,3-diacylglucosamine diphosphatase, whose product MLETFTLENGAVFISDAHFLPKSPYLINTLKELLCIKPPQVFFMGDIFHVLVGYLPLDEEQQTIVDLINALSEIVQVFYFEGNHDFSMRFVLSPKVVIFERHNQPALFQYHNKRFLLAHGDLFTTRAYEFYITQLTSTWARFFLTFLNLMSFKTLYPLFKKLIYQKPVRLWELESKELKAFIEKRLKAYQNYIKNLKGIDGIDGIIEGHFHLKSAIKTPLNAPIYCPLPSFYYEQSLFKVSSNILESSHNKDA is encoded by the coding sequence ATGCTAGAAACTTTTACGCTTGAGAATGGGGCTGTTTTTATCTCTGATGCGCATTTTTTACCTAAAAGCCCCTATTTAATCAATACGCTTAAAGAACTTTTATGCATTAAACCCCCACAAGTTTTTTTCATGGGCGATATTTTCCATGTCCTTGTGGGCTATTTGCCTTTAGATGAAGAGCAACAAACCATCGTTGATCTCATCAACGCTTTAAGCGAAATTGTGCAAGTTTTTTACTTTGAAGGCAACCATGATTTTTCCATGCGTTTTGTCCTCAGCCCTAAAGTGGTCATTTTTGAGCGCCACAACCAGCCCGCATTATTCCAATACCATAACAAACGCTTTTTACTAGCACATGGGGATTTATTCACCACTAGAGCGTATGAATTTTACATCACGCAACTCACTTCCACTTGGGCGAGATTTTTTCTAACTTTTTTAAATCTAATGAGTTTTAAAACCTTATACCCCCTTTTTAAAAAACTCATCTATCAAAAACCCGTCCGCCTTTGGGAATTAGAATCAAAAGAATTAAAAGCCTTTATTGAAAAGCGCTTAAAAGCCTATCAAAACTATATTAAAAACCTTAAAGGGATTGATGGCATTGACGGCATTATAGAGGGGCATTTCCATCTCAAAAGCGCTATAAAAACCCCCTTGAATGCACCCATTTATTGCCCACTCCCCTCTTTTTATTACGAACAAAGCCTTTTTAAGGTATCATCAAACATTTTAGAATCATCTCACAATAAGGACGCCTAA
- the cheV3 gene encoding chemotaxis protein CheV3: MAEKMANALKLSEIELVDFRIYGMQESVPYEGIYGINVAKVQEIIPMPTLFEYPTNLDYIIGVFDLRSTIIPLIDLAKWIGIVPDKSKENERIVIITEFNNVKMGFLVHSARRIRRISWKDVEPASFSASNNIHKENITGTTRIENDKTLLILDLESILDDLKLNEDAKSAKEDTPKERFEGEVLFLDDSKTARKTLKNHLSKLGFSITEAVDGEDGLNKLEMLFKKYGDDLRKHLKFIISDVEMPKMDGYHFLFKLQKDPRFAYIPVIFNSSICDNYSAERAKEMGAVAYLVKFDAEKFTEEISKILDKNA; the protein is encoded by the coding sequence ATGGCAGAAAAAATGGCTAACGCTTTAAAGTTAAGCGAAATAGAACTCGTGGATTTTCGTATTTATGGCATGCAAGAGAGTGTCCCTTATGAGGGGATTTATGGCATTAATGTAGCTAAAGTCCAAGAAATCATCCCCATGCCTACCCTTTTTGAATACCCCACAAATTTGGACTACATCATCGGCGTGTTTGATTTGCGCTCCACGATCATTCCGCTTATAGACTTGGCCAAATGGATAGGGATTGTCCCGGATAAAAGCAAGGAAAATGAAAGAATCGTCATCATCACTGAATTTAACAACGTTAAAATGGGCTTTTTAGTCCATTCCGCTAGGCGTATCAGGCGCATTAGTTGGAAAGATGTGGAGCCTGCGTCCTTTAGCGCATCCAATAATATCCATAAAGAAAATATCACCGGCACCACGCGCATTGAAAACGACAAAACCCTGCTCATTTTGGATTTAGAAAGCATTTTAGACGATTTAAAGCTTAATGAAGACGCTAAAAGCGCTAAGGAAGACACCCCTAAAGAGCGTTTTGAGGGCGAAGTGTTGTTTTTAGACGATAGCAAGACCGCAAGAAAAACCTTAAAAAACCATTTGAGCAAATTGGGTTTTAGCATCACGGAAGCTGTGGATGGGGAAGACGGACTGAACAAATTAGAAATGCTATTCAAAAAATACGGGGACGATTTGAGGAAGCATTTGAAATTCATTATTTCAGATGTTGAAATGCCTAAAATGGATGGCTATCATTTCTTATTCAAGCTCCAAAAAGACCCAAGGTTTGCTTATATCCCGGTGATTTTTAATTCTTCTATTTGCGATAATTATAGCGCTGAAAGGGCTAAAGAAATGGGGGCTGTGGCGTATTTAGTCAAGTTTGACGCAGAAAAATTCACCGAAGAAATTTCTAAGATTTTAGACAAGAATGCGTAA
- the cheAY2 gene encoding chemotaxis histidine kinase/response regulator CheAY2, whose translation MDDLQEIMEDFLIEAFEMNEQLDQDLVELEHNPEDLDLLNRIFRVAHTIKGSSSFLNLNILTHLTHNMEDVLNRARKGEIKITPDIMDVVLRSIDLMKTLLVTIRDTGSDTNNGKENEIEEAVKQLQAITSQNLEGVQETSGAKETPQQENKQEIKQEAKEETKENKAPTAQNLASDNPLADEPDLDYTNMSAEEVEAEIERLLNKRQEADKERRAQKKQEAKPEVAPTKEPQKTETPKAPKTETKAKAKTDSEENKAPSIGVEQTVRVDVRRLDHLMNLIGELVLGKNRLIRIYSDVEERYDGEKFLEELNQVVSSISAVTTDLQLAVMKTRMQPVGKVFNKFPRMVRDLSRELGKSIELIIEGEETELDKSIVEEIGDPLIHIIRNSCDHGIEPLEERKRLNKPETGKVQLSAYNEGNHIVIKISDDGKGLDPAMLKEKAVEKGVISERDAESMSDREAFNLIFKPGFSTAKTVSNVSGRGVGMDVVKTNIEKLNGIIEIDSEVGVGTTQKLKIPLTLAIIQALLVGVQEEYYAIPLSSVLETVRISHDEIYTVDGKSVLRLRDEVLSLVRLSDIFKVDAILESNSDVYVVIIGLADQKIGVIVDYLIGQEEVVIKSLGYYLKNTRGIAGATVRGDGKITLIVDVGAMMDMAKSIKVNITNLMNESENTKSKSSPSDYIVLAIDDSSTDRAIIRKCLKPLGITLLEATNGLEGLEMLKNGDKIPDAILVDIEMPKMDGYTFASEVRKYNKFKNLPLIAVTSRVTKTDRMRGVESGMTEYITKPYSGEYLATVVKRSIKLEGSES comes from the coding sequence ATGGATGATTTGCAAGAAATAATGGAAGACTTCTTGATTGAAGCCTTTGAAATGAACGAGCAGTTGGATCAGGATCTGGTGGAATTAGAGCATAATCCTGAAGATTTAGACTTGCTCAATCGCATTTTTAGAGTCGCTCACACCATTAAAGGCTCTAGCTCGTTTTTGAATCTTAACATTCTCACGCACCTCACGCACAACATGGAAGATGTCTTAAATCGCGCCAGAAAAGGCGAAATCAAGATCACGCCTGATATTATGGATGTCGTGTTGCGCTCCATTGATTTGATGAAGACCTTGCTCGTAACGATTAGAGATACCGGCTCTGATACTAATAACGGCAAAGAAAATGAAATTGAAGAAGCGGTCAAACAACTTCAAGCCATTACGAGCCAGAATTTAGAGGGCGTTCAAGAAACTTCAGGGGCTAAAGAAACTCCCCAACAAGAAAATAAGCAAGAAATTAAACAAGAAGCTAAAGAAGAAACCAAAGAAAATAAAGCCCCTACTGCACAAAACCTAGCAAGCGATAATCCGCTGGCCGATGAGCCGGATTTGGATTATACTAACATGAGCGCTGAAGAAGTGGAAGCCGAAATTGAACGATTGCTGAACAAGCGCCAAGAGGCCGATAAAGAACGAAGAGCCCAAAAAAAACAAGAAGCTAAACCAGAAGTTGCACCCACAAAAGAACCCCAAAAAACAGAAACTCCCAAAGCCCCAAAAACAGAAACTAAAGCCAAAGCCAAAACCGATAGCGAAGAAAATAAAGCCCCCTCTATTGGCGTGGAGCAAACCGTTAGGGTGGATGTACGCCGCTTGGATCACTTGATGAATTTAATCGGTGAGCTTGTTTTAGGCAAAAACCGCTTGATTAGGATTTATAGCGATGTGGAAGAACGCTATGATGGGGAGAAATTTTTAGAGGAATTAAACCAGGTGGTTTCTTCTATTTCAGCGGTAACGACAGACTTGCAGCTTGCGGTGATGAAAACCCGAATGCAACCGGTGGGCAAGGTGTTTAACAAATTCCCTCGCATGGTAAGGGATTTGAGCCGAGAGTTAGGCAAGAGCATTGAATTGATCATTGAAGGCGAAGAAACCGAACTAGACAAATCCATTGTGGAAGAAATTGGCGATCCGCTCATCCACATTATCCGCAACTCATGCGATCATGGGATTGAGCCGTTGGAAGAAAGAAAAAGGCTTAACAAACCTGAAACCGGTAAAGTGCAATTGAGCGCGTATAATGAGGGTAACCACATTGTGATTAAAATCTCTGATGATGGTAAGGGCTTAGATCCTGCAATGCTTAAAGAAAAAGCCGTTGAAAAAGGGGTGATTAGCGAAAGAGACGCTGAAAGCATGAGCGATAGGGAAGCGTTTAACCTTATTTTCAAGCCAGGTTTTTCTACCGCAAAAACCGTTTCTAATGTCTCAGGCAGAGGCGTGGGCATGGATGTGGTGAAAACCAATATTGAAAAGCTTAACGGGATCATTGAAATTGATTCAGAAGTGGGGGTAGGCACGACTCAAAAGCTTAAAATCCCTCTCACTCTGGCCATCATTCAAGCTTTACTCGTGGGCGTTCAAGAAGAATATTACGCTATCCCGCTTTCTTCGGTTTTAGAAACCGTGCGCATCAGCCATGATGAAATTTACACCGTTGATGGCAAGAGCGTGTTGCGTTTGAGAGATGAGGTGCTTTCTTTGGTGCGCCTTTCTGATATTTTTAAAGTGGATGCTATTTTAGAATCCAACTCTGATGTGTATGTGGTCATCATTGGCTTGGCTGATCAAAAAATTGGCGTGATCGTGGATTATTTGATCGGTCAAGAAGAAGTGGTCATCAAATCTTTAGGCTATTACCTTAAAAACACTAGAGGCATTGCTGGGGCTACGGTGAGAGGCGATGGGAAAATCACTCTCATTGTGGATGTGGGAGCGATGATGGATATGGCAAAAAGCATCAAGGTCAATATCACTAATTTGATGAATGAATCAGAAAACACGAAAAGCAAAAGTTCTCCTAGCGATTATATTGTTTTAGCGATTGATGACAGCAGCACAGATAGGGCGATTATCCGCAAATGTTTAAAACCATTAGGCATCACGCTTTTAGAGGCCACTAATGGGTTGGAGGGCTTAGAAATGCTTAAAAATGGCGATAAAATCCCAGACGCTATTTTAGTGGATATTGAAATGCCTAAAATGGACGGCTACACTTTCGCTTCTGAAGTGCGTAAATACAATAAGTTCAAAAACTTGCCTTTGATTGCAGTCACTAGTCGGGTGACTAAAACCGACAGGATGCGCGGCGTTGAATCCGGCATGACCGAATACATCACCAAACCTTATAGCGGTGAGTATTTAGCTACCGTAGTGAAGCGCAGTATTAAATTAGAAGGAAGTGAGTCATGA
- the cheW gene encoding chemotaxis protein CheW: protein MSNQLKDLFEKQKEANAGSKPEDSEEILQFIGFIIGDEEYAIPILNILEIVKPIGYTRVPETPNYVLGVFNLRGNVFPLISLRLKFGLKAEKQNKDTRYLVVRHNDQIAGFFIDRLTEAIRIKQTDIDPVPETLSDNNNLTYGIGKQNDRLVTILRVEEILKKDF, encoded by the coding sequence ATGAGTAACCAATTAAAAGATTTATTTGAAAAACAAAAAGAAGCCAATGCGGGTTCTAAACCAGAAGATAGTGAAGAAATTTTGCAATTCATTGGCTTTATTATCGGCGATGAAGAGTATGCCATTCCCATTTTGAATATTTTAGAGATCGTCAAACCCATCGGCTACACACGAGTCCCTGAGACGCCCAACTATGTGCTTGGCGTGTTCAATTTAAGGGGTAATGTCTTCCCTTTGATTAGCTTGCGCTTGAAATTTGGCTTGAAAGCGGAAAAACAAAATAAAGACACTCGTTATCTAGTGGTGCGCCATAACGACCAGATCGCTGGGTTTTTCATAGATCGCTTGACTGAAGCCATTCGCATCAAACAAACGGATATTGATCCGGTGCCAGAGACTTTGAGCGATAACAATAATCTAACTTATGGCATTGGGAAGCAAAACGATCGGTTGGTAACCATTTTAAGGGTGGAAGAAATCCTAAAAAAAGACTTTTAA